One genomic segment of Salvelinus sp. IW2-2015 unplaced genomic scaffold, ASM291031v2 Un_scaffold6371, whole genome shotgun sequence includes these proteins:
- the LOC112078841 gene encoding actin-related protein 2/3 complex subunit 1A-A — MTAVRFSSPIRAQAGSLKFVKKLDIPKQTSRGSMSAMQHFRNLDKKATDDESNELGCLHQNSITQLCIVSGTKVHVDKYSSVGLDGAMVLWDFKH; from the exons ATGACTGCTGTCCGTTTCAGTTCTCCTATAAGGGCCCAGGCCGGCAGTCTGAAGTTTGTTAAGAAGCTGGACATCCCCAAGCAGACCTCTAGGGGCAGCATGTCCGCCATGCAACACTTCCGCAATCTGGATAAGAAGGCTACTGACGATGAGAGCAACGAGCTGGGCTGCCTGCACCAGAACAGCATCac TCAGCTGTGTATCGTGTCAGGAACTAAGGTCCACGTGGACAAGTACAGCAGTGTGGGTCTGGACGGAGCTATGGTCCTCTGGGACTTCAAG